One Aegilops tauschii subsp. strangulata cultivar AL8/78 chromosome 2, Aet v6.0, whole genome shotgun sequence genomic window, CAAATGCACAGTTTATGGCTGTGATGCTGCTACATCTGTGCACCACGTCCTCCTCCCTATACCTCGGTCCACCACGCCAGGCGCACAACTACCTCCGTTTTGCCGACGTCAATCGCCATTGCCAGTCCATGCTCTCGTCGGCCACCGAGCTGGCCTACGAAGCCAACCGTCCCTACCAAGTGAGGCACCAGCTATCCTTCGAGAAGGGCGACTGGCGCCAGGACGCCGACCATGCGCCTCTCCTGCCGTTCGTCGCCGGTGACGCGCCAAAGAAGGGCGCTCGCCGGTTGCCTGAACCCCTGTCCCTTGCAACATTCGTTGTCACGCATGTTGACGACGACGAGGAGCACCGTGCAAGGCCAGCCGTCAACGTCAGCGGCGTCCTCGTCCTTGCCCGGAAGAGTGCCGCGCCGGAGTTCGCGCCAGGTATGTCGACCGTGTCGCCGGAGTTCAACCTTTCGGCGGGCAGCACCAGGCTCAAGATTATATTTGTAGGCGTGTACACGGAGAGTGCAGATAGCAATGGGGATGGCGACGGCGAGCGAGTACTGTGCATGGTCGGGAGCGCTGTCCTGCCGAAGCGCAGCACCGGCGGCGTTGACCCGTGGGATTGGGCCAAGAACTCCGACCGGAGCAGCTTCCGGTCGCCTGTAACGGCCGACAACAACATACTGCTCGTGCTACGGTACCCGAAGAAGCTGACACTGACAACCCGTGCGGTGGCCGGCACGATGCGGAGCACGAGCGGCGCGTCGGATGCGTCCTACTTTGACACCGTGCAGCTCGTGTCAGGGCTCATCTCCTACAGCATGTACCATTACCAGCCCCAAGAGCTCGCCGCTGGCGCAGGCCACGCGCTCCCTTCGAGCGGCGCCGATGATGGCGTGTCCAGCCGTGCAAGGGATGTGTACAACGGAAGCTATCCATGCCTAGTCCTTAACCGAAATGCTTATGGACAAGTCAGCACCGTGCTCCCCGGATGGCAGTGCAACTCCACGGCAGCGACGGGCGGGTCGTGCCACGGCATCGGGCCGTTCGAAATGGACAAAGCAGCAGACGCGGACGCGTTCGCTGGGGTTGGCATCATAATGCAGGACTTCCAGTGCCTGGAGCAATACGACATGGCCGGCCCGACCGGCACCGCGATGGTGTCGGTCGTGTTCCGCGCCCTGTCCCCATGGGAGGACTGGAGCACGGCGAGGTCGCGCTCCGGGCTTAGCGGGAAGACACTGTCGGCCGAGGGAGTCTGGAAAACATCGACAGGGCaggcctgcatggtggcatgccgTGGCATCGCGGGCAAGAAGGCGTGCAACTTCCGGGTGTGCCTCTTCTTCCCGACGACGATGTCCATTACCGGCCTCGACACCATGCTGGGAGAGATAACCGGCGTGGACGCAGCAGCCGGCGGAGTGGCATACCCGCCCCTCCTGTCGTTCCGGCAGCACATGAGCCCGCCACGCCTATGGGGCTACTATCCCGACGATGGCATACCGCTGGTGTCATACAAATACAACTACGCGAAGGTCAATCAGGCCGGCGAGCTGCGCCGGAGGAGCGAATTGCCGTCGCACTTCCGCAAGATCGTTGCGAAGTCTCTGTCCATGAGAGATGGCGCTGGCAATGACAGGAGGAGCCTGTCCAGCCTCGCCGACAGGCTCACTCTCTGGTTCATGGCCATGCCAGACCTGTTCCGGCAGGAATGGATTGAGCGTCCGATCCTTCACTTGGAGGTCTTCTCCCTCGAGCAGGTCATCGACCGCTATTCACCCCCGCAACACGGGGATGGCAGACCAACAAAAGAGCCTGGAACGGAGGGGCGCATACTACTCAATGTGTCGGCCGAGCTCACCATTTTTAAGGATCGTTGGCCCCAAAAATCAGTGATGTCGCTTGAAGGCGTGTACAATCCAGACGACGGTCGGATGCACCTGATCGGCTGCCAAGATGTCCGGCTCCCGTGGCAAAACTCATCGACAAGCAGAGATCTGGGACTCGAACAAGGGATGGACTGCTCCATCGAGGTGAAAGTCGAGTACCCGCCGACCACGATGCACTTGTTTGTCATGTCGACGGCGAAGGTGCAGATAGCGAGCACGAGGACGGCCGTCGACGCGCTGCATTTCAAGGCGGTGAAGCTCAGGGCTATGCCCTCGTACCCGCAGCAGCGGCCCAGCGGGTTCTACCGAGGCGTCGTCAATGGCGTGCTCTGCATTGTACTGCTATCAGCCACGATCGCGGCCGTGCTCAGCCAGCTGCGCTACATCAAGACGCACACCGACGTGGCGCCGTACATCTCCCTGGTCATGCTCAGCGTCCAGGCTCTCGGCTACGGCATCCCGCTGGTCACGGGCGTCGAGGCGATCCTAGCGAGGGTGACCTTGCGCTCGTCCGGCGATGTCGCCAAGGCGACGTCTTCTGGATGAACTCCCTACTACATGTTTGACACGTGGCGGCTGTGCGAGACCATCGACCAGGCGGTGAAGGTCCTCACGGTCTGCGCCTTCATCCTCACGGTGCGCCTCGGCCAGAAGGTGCGGCGCTCGAGGGCGTGCATGGTGGAGCGGTCGCCGCTGGACCCGGCGTGCGTGCCGAGCGACGGCAGGGTGTTCGTCTACTACTGCGGCGTGCACCTGGTGCTCTTCGTGCTCATCCTCGCGCTCAACAGGGAGGCCATGGCCGTCGAGCAGCAGGTGGCGCTGATGCAGGACCTGTTCCTGCTCCCGCAGGCGATTGGCAACGCCGTGTGGCGGATAAACTGCAGGCCGCTCAAGGGGAGCTTCTACGTCGGCGTCACCTTCCTGCGCCTGCTGCCGCACGCGTATGAATACGGAGGGCCGCCGGCTGATTTCCGTTCGCGCTCGGTCGACGTCAATGCCGGCAGTCAAGGGCGCTTCTTCGCCAAGGCAGGCGACATGGTGATACCGCTTGCCGCGGTCGCGCTCGCGCTCGTAGTGCACGCACAGCAGCGATGCAACTACGCGATTGTTAGTAGGATGGGCAAGCCGGAGCAGAAGAAGCTGCATCACATCTTCTAACTGATTTCTGTATTTGCAACAACGCATATCTTACCAAGCCAATAGGTGTTTCAGAACCCTTGATCATGGCAACTGAAAAAGTAAATTTACAGAAACCGGGATGTACCGGTGGGGAATCCACTATCCATTGGTTTCATCAAGATCCATGCAGTCTGACCCGGTATAACACAATAATTCATTCCAGCAACTATACTTCGTAATACGGCCTGAGACAAAACTGGCAGCTTTTTgcagtagagagagagagagttagaATTGAGAGACGGACGCTGCATGCATTCTCTCTCCATACAAATGACATGTATTTAATTTCATCTTTAAATTTGAAATGATTGATATCTGTTAAATGAAATGTCCATTTTTGAAACTTTTTATACATTTGCAATCGTCGTGACAAGATCTTTAGAACAAGATCAATCTTGGATATATTTGAAATACTTTTTATTTTATATATTTCGGTTATCTTTGAAATGACTTTCACAAAACATAAAATTGTTTCACTTTGAAAAGATATTTCATATATTTGAAATAATTAATTTCACACACGCAACAATCTATTTCACATAGCCGAAATAACTAGTTTCACATATTTAAAAAATGGACCTAAATTGTTGCATAaactcacttcactcattttagAATATACTTTCACTCATTTCAAAAAACTTATTTCAATCCTGAAGAGACCGATTTCAGAGGTTTTGCCACAAAAAAACTTGATTTCGGTCATTTTGATTTAATGATTTCAATTATTTCAAAAAACATATTTaaattatttccaaaaacaattTCACTCGCTTCATAAAACATATTTCAATTATCATTGAAATAACAATTTGTAACTCGCTCCAAAAACAATTTGTAACTTGTTATTTTGGTGAGATATGTATTGAAATATATGAAATTACTTCCCTGAAATATATTTCAATGTGGAGTTGCAAGATGTGGAACTAATTTCTGCGAAAATATATGAAATTACTTCTCTGAAATATATGAATGCTATTTGTCATATCTGTAACTTGTTATTTCAGTGAGATATGTATTGAAATGTATGAAATTACTTCCCTGAAAAATATGTAATTACTTCCCCGAAATATATTTCAATGTGGTGTTGCAAGTTGTTACACTAATTTAATTGTAATGGTGTGTGCAAGATATGTGAAATTTATATTTCAATGTGGTAAACAACCAACTTTGACTCTTTTGAGCATGTAATATGCAAACTTGACAAAACACAATGAAATATGTTTCATATACTTAAAAAAATACTAATTCATATAAAACTAATTTCATTCATTTCAAAAGAACTGACTTCACTCATTTCATTAACTTATTTCATTCATTACCAAAATGTTTTGAAATAATCAGTTTGACATGTTTGAACGAACTAGTTTCAGAAAACTGATTTCActtatttcaaaaaatattttcaCTAGTTTCAGAATCGATTCCAATTATTTCGAATAAGTAAGTTTGAAATAAGTGAACTTTAAATTTTGGTATGATTGAAATAAAAAACTTAAACTAGTTTAAATATATTCGAAATTGGTCTTGTTCTACAGATCACATGTTCAGGAATTTGAATATTATAAAAGAATTCAATAATAGAAAATTAGTGTTAGAGATATTGTCCATCTAAAATTTAAAACAAAGATAAAATGGATGgatttgtgtgtgagagagaggagagattttgcatgcatgcatgcgtacCGTTCCTGTTAAAAGGTACTtactccgttcctaaatataagtctttggagagatttcaaatggaatatcacatacggatgtatatagacatattttagagtgtagattcgctcattttgctccgtatctaGTCACTTGTTCAAATCTCTAAAAAgacctatatttaggaacggagagagtactacTCATTCTGATATTGATTAGACTAAAATCAAAAATACAAGAGATTCTTTGCAATGAATACTTTCATATACAGATGCACATGGTCCCACAACTTTAGATGTGGCAGCACCTTATTGGTGGGAAGATCACCGGTAGCTCCCGGCTCCGGTAAAAAACACTTTGCGTCATGGCAACTGAAAGTAAGCAAACACATTGCATATATTCCGTGAAGCCTATGTGCACAGGCATGTTAGACCAACAGCTTGTAGTGTGTGCTTTTGTTGTCGATCTGAACAAAATACACAAACCAAAAACTATATGGAGCACTCGTTCTTTGGTATCATGGGAATGATATGGTGTTTGCTCTGTAAACAAATTAAAGGCTTGTATGCTTGACTGAATAAAATGAAAATTTAGAGATGAACTAAACCATGCCACTCCCAATCAGAGAGCAACAAAGTACAGACTTAGTTTTCTGTAGAGAAATAGCTACTCCCTTCTTTTCAAAATATAAGACGCGATTGACTTTGCACGGTCTTTGATGCACGGCTTTTGATGAGTACTATATATGTATGCAGCAATACAGTTTAAATAAGCCATGAGACTTCAAGTCCAGGTTCATGTGAAAGAACGCTAGTATTCTAGGATTCTTCATTTTTGTGGGCCATTTAAGGCATGCAGGAAGAGACCAAGAAATCTACAGTCTCAGAGCGACAGAAAATCTCGTATCACGGAACCAGAACATTTCTTTGATTTATAGGTCAAATAGGAAGCAGGCGATAACCCAGCTCAGGGAGAAGGCCCGTGACTTACGAGTAGTAAAGGTGGTAACAAAAGAAAGAGGCGTACCCAGCAAATGTAATAGCCCAAGGCGTTTGTTATTTTTCTTATTGAAGCAGAGAGCCTTAGCCTACTAGACAGAGGCGGTAAATAGGACATGGCAGATACAGAGCTTCCGCTCGGTTGTGAATTAGCATGCAAGTTTCttttgatctatcaaacatggcATAAAGTTCTAGTTCCGTTCTTTTTTTGCGTAAAGGTTGTGCACTTTTTCATCagttttctttctttctttcctcGTTTTCACCGGGTTTgttgttttctttgtttcttttcttgCTTTTCATTGGGTTTTTCTCCTTcttcggtttttatttctttctttcttaGTTTTCATCGGTTTTCTTCGTTTCTTTCCCAGTTTTCTTCGGTTTTgttgtttttctttgtttcttttcatggttttcattagttttttgcttttctttctttggtttttatttatttatttcttgGTTTCCAtctgttttctttgttttcattcttttatttttgtttcttcaatttttttcattttctttttccttgGATAATTTTGTTTCTTTTTCACTTTTCATTTTTTggtcttctttgtttcttttggttttcattctGGATTTCTTGTATATGTTAACAATATTTTTCTAATACACGTTTACATTTTTCTGATACAAATTTAACATTTTCTGAATACATGCTTATCTTTTTCTAATACACAAtttaaacattttttgaatgctTGATTAATACTTTTCAAATACAAGATTTTTTTTTTCAATACTTGGTCAACATTTTCCAATACACActtttaaacttttcaaatgcttgcttaacatttttcaaataaaaagattaacattttttgaataattGGACAACTTTTTTTCATATacatttaatatttttcaaattcttgattaacattattcaaacaatttttcaaatgcttgatatTTTTCTATACTTGATAAAAAAAATTCATCATTTTTTAAACATGGccaacattttttatatacacattgaacttttctcaaatgcttgattaaattttttcaaatatttgttcgacattttttttttcaaatttttgatAAACAACTTTATATAGATGATCAACAAAATTCatcatttttttaatacatgatcaaCAAATTTTCTATACACGTGGAATATTTCCCGAATGCTTggttaacatttttcaaatactggttcaaaaaatttcaaatacttattcaacattttccgaatgcttgattaacatttttccaATACTTGTTCGATATTTCCCagtacttgttcaacatttttcaaatagttattcaacattttccaaatgcttgcccaacatttttcaaatacttgttcaatatttttcaaatacttgttcaacatttttcaaatgttttttGTAGTGTGTTTTTTGTATTATAAACAAAagtgcaaaaataaaagaaaacatgGAAACAGAAAACATGAAATAAATAGAAAAAAGGAGGTTGTGACCTCCCGCGCTTCTGGGTCGGCCCATCTCGGTCTCGCCGTTCAACAATGGTTTCTGGCATTTACTGTGTGTTGCAAACCGGCGCACACAGCCTCCGCGCTTGGGTTGACCGATTTGCGTCTTTTTCTTTTTCGCTCAAACTGAAAAAAATAGCGGGTCACCCAGAATCAAATATGGGACCTCGAGCTTCACTGAAGCAGTGCATAACAACTAGGCCATTGCACAACCTATGTCAACTAACTTCGTTTTTCCCTCTTTTTGTTTTTTCTGCTCGGAAATCCCTTGGTTTTGGGAACCAAACCAGTTcttatttttccttttttgggTAATGGTTTTGTTCggtttcctttttcttcttctttcctaaATGCGTGACTTTTTATTTTCATGATCTTTTTAAATTGACGAAACGTTTTTTCATACTCGTGATTTTTActaaaatcgatgaacttttttcaaagcTGATGTTTTCTTCTTTAGAATTGATGAACCTTTTCCAAAAATAAtgatttttctaaaaaaaatccagtgagaaattttcaaatttgtgaacattttacaaaatcaatgattttttttctaaaatttgatgaatttttttcaaaatcttgaactTTACCCAAATTCGGTGAACTTCTTTTGAATTCACAAACTTATGTTTCTTTAATGTATTTCAATAAAATAAGctttttaaaatttgtgaactCTTTTTCAAAATTAGTGAACTTTTATTTAAAATATGTGatcttttttcaaatttgtgaactttttttcaaaatcatgaactttCTTCGAGTTCGGTGAACTTTTTAAATTCACAAAGCTATTTTGAATTTGTTAATTTTTTTTGCATAAAATGAATTgctcaaattcatgaacttttttgaattaCCAAACTTTTTTTCTTGTTCGCGAACTTTTCTTGGAGAGCGAGAGGTTCAGCCGTTCGGAACaattgtttgaataaaatcacgaactttttttttattttgcttGGTTTGCTCCGGTGATCTATGCTTCAACCGTTCGGAACACTTGGTTGAGCTTTGCCCGTTAATTTTTGTAGCCAAAATGTGtagggaatcgttgcatggaaaacaaaaaaaattatacgcacacgcaatgatctaaccatggagatgcatagcaacgagggggagagtgtgtctacgtaccctcgtagaccgtaagcggaagcgtttcacaacgcagttgatgtagtcgaacttttttgcgcttcaaccgatcaagtaccgaacgcacgacacctccgcgttctgcacacgttcagctcggtgacgtccctcgccttcttgatccagcaagacgttgAGGTAGTacatgagttccgtcagcacgctggcgtggtgacagtgatggtgcaGTGATCCCTGCAGGGCtccgcctaagcactacgaaaatatgacgaGGGTGTAAACGgcggaggggggcgccgcacacggctaacagttGATCTGGGGTGCGCTAGGTGCctccctcccacatatatataggtgggagggggaggggagaggccaGGGCACGCCCTAGGGCTGGCCGCCGGCCCCCTAGGGCTGCCTTGCCCTGCGCCCCCCTACCATGTTTTCccaagggggaaggaaagagggggggggggggggagagggaaggaagtggggatcctaatccacactttcctttgccttctcccctttccttctcctccttaggctggcccatatggggggcgcaccagccccacTCTTTTGCCgagggtgcccggaaccccttccggtgacccgataagtacccggtacccccgaaaaacttccggtgtccgaatagcatcgtcctatatatcaatctttacctctcgaccatttcgagactcctcgtcatgtccgtgatcttattcgggactccgaacaacattcggtcaccaaatcacataactcatataatactatatcgtcatcgaacgttaagcgtgcggaccctacgggttcgagaactatgtagacatgaccgagacacctctccggtcaataaccaatagcggaacctggatgcccatattggctcctacatattctacgaagatctttattggtcgaaccattatgacaacatacgtaattccctttgtccatcggtatgttacttgcccgagattcgatcgtcggtatcttcatacctagttcaatctcgttaccggcaagtctctttactcgttccataatacatcacctcgtgactaactccttagtcgtttgcttgcaagcttatgatgtgtattaccgagagggcccagagatacctctcagatactcggagtgacaaatcctaatctcgatctatgccaactcaacaaacaccttcggagatacatgtagatcatctttataatcacccagttacgttgtgacgtttgatagcgcacaaggcattcctccggtatccgggagttgcataatctcatagtcgaaggaatatgtatttgacatgaagaaagtgaaggaaatatgccctagaggcaataataaagttattatttatttccttatatcatgataaatgtttattattcatgctagaattgtattaaccggaaacatgatacatgtgtgaatacatagacaaacagagtgtcactagtatgcctctacttgactagctcgttgatgaaagatggttatgtttcctaaccatagacatgagttgtcatttgattaacgggatcacatcattaggagaatgatgtgattgacttgacccattccgttagcttagcactcgatcgtttagtatgttgctattgctttcttcatgacttatacatgttcctatgactatgagattatgcaactcccgtttaccggaggaacactttgtgtgctaccaaacgtcacaacgtaaatgggtgattataaaggtgctctacaggtgtctccaaaggtacttgttgggttggcgtatttcgagattaggatttgtcactccgattgtcggagaggtatctctgggcccactcagtaatgcacatcactataagccttgcaagcattgtaactaatgagttagttgcgggatgatgtattacggaacgagtaaagagacttgccggtaacgagattgaactaggtattgagatatcgacgatcgaatctcgggcaagtaacataccgatgacaaagggaacaacgtatgttgttatgcggtttgaccgataaagatcttcgtagaatatgtgggaaccaatatgagcatccaggttccgctattggttattgaccggagaggtgtctcggtcatgtctacatagttctcgaacccgtagggtccgcacgcttaacgttacgatgccggttatattatgagtttatgtgttttgatgtaccgaaggagttcggagtcccggatgagatcggggacatgacgaggagtctcgaaatggccgagacgtaaagatcgatatattggacaactatattcggacttcggaaaggttccgaatgattcgggtatttttcggagtaccggagagttacgggaattcgtattgggccttaatgggccatacgggaaaggagagaaaggcctcaaaaggtggctgcgcccctccccatgatctggtccgaattggactagggaaggggggcacccccttcttttcttctccttttcccttccccttttcctattccatgcgggaggaggaatcctactaggactagggagtcctagtaggactccacccTTCTGGCGTGCCCCAGGtgctggccggcctcccctcctccatcctttatatacgggggcaggggggcaccccatagacacaacaattgatctattgatctcttagccgtgtgtggtgtcCCCCTCTAcgatattacacctcgataatatcgtagcggtgcttaggcgaagccctgcgtcggtagaacatcatcatcgtcaccacgccgtcgtgctgacgaaactctccctcaacactcggctggatcggagttcgagggacgtcatcgagctgaacgtgtgctgatctcggaggtgccatgcgttcggtacttgatcggtcggatcgtgaagacgtacgactacatcaaccgcgttgtgttaacgcttccgctttcggcctacgagggtacgtggacaacactctcccctctcgttgctatgcatcaccatgatcttgcgtgtgcgtaggaatttttttgaaattactacgttccccaacagtggcatccgagcctggttttatgcgttgatgctatgcacgagtagaacacaagtgagttgtgggcgatataagtcatactgcttaccagcatgtcatactttggttcaacggtattgtgagatgaagcggcccggaccgacattacgcgtacgcttacgcgagactggtttcaccgttgcgagcactcgttgcttaaaggtgactggcgggtgtctgtctctctcactttagttgaaccgagtgtggctacgcccggtccttgcaaaggttaaaacagcaccaacttgacaaactatcattgtggttttgatgcgtaggtaagataggttcttgctaagcccatagcagccacgtaaaacttgcaacaacaaagtagaggacgtctaacttgtttttgcagggcatgttgtgatgtgatatggtcaagacatgatgtgatataatttgttgtatgagatgatcatgttttgtaaccgagttatcggcaactggcaggagccatatggttgtcgctttattgtatgaaatgcaatcgccatgtaattgttttactttatcactaagcggtagcgatagtcgtagaagtaatagttggcgagacgacaacgatgctgcgatggagatcaaagtgtcgagccggtgacgatggtgatcatgacggtgcttcggagatggagatcacaagcacaagatgatgatggccatatcatatcactgatattgattgcatgtgatgtttatattttatgcatcttatcttgctttgattgacggtagcattataagatgatctctcactaaaatttcaagataaaagtgttctccctgagtatgcaccgttgcaaaagttcttcgtgctgagacaccacgtgatgatcgggtgtgataggctctacgttcaaatacaacgggtgcaaaacagttgcacacgcggaatactcaggttaaacttgatgagcctagcatatgcagatatggcctcgggacacggagaccgaaaggtcgagcgtggatcatatagtagatatgatcaacatagtgatgttcaccattgaaactactccatctcacgtgatgatcagacatggtttagttgatttggatcacgtgatcacttagatgatgagaaggatgtctatctaagtgggagttcttaagtaatatgattaattgaacttaaatttatcatgaacttagtcctgatagtattttgcaaattatgttgtagatcaatagctcgcgttgttgcttccctgtgtttattt contains:
- the LOC109736633 gene encoding uncharacterized protein isoform X1, whose translation is MASNAQFMAVMLLHLCTTSSSLYLGPPRQAHNYLRFADVNRHCQSMLSSATELAYEANRPYQVRHQLSFEKGDWRQDADHAPLLPFVAGDAPKKGARRLPEPLSLATFVVTHVDDDEEHRARPAVNVSGVLVLARKSAAPEFAPGMSTVSPEFNLSAGSTRLKIIFVGVYTESADSNGDGDGERVLCMVGSAVLPKRSTGGVDPWDWAKNSDRSSFRSPVTADNNILLVLRYPKKLTLTTRAVAGTMRSTSGASDASYFDTVQLVSGLISYSMYHYQPQELAAGAGHALPSSGADDGVSSRARDVYNGSYPCLVLNRNAYGQVSTVLPGWQCNSTAATGGSCHGIGPFEMDKAADADAFAGVGIIMQDFQCLEQYDMAGPTGTAMVSVVFRALSPWEDWSTARSRSGLSGKTLSAEGVWKTSTGQACMVACRGIAGKKACNFRVCLFFPTTMSITGLDTMLGEITGVDAAAGGVAYPPLLSFRQHMSPPRLWGYYPDDGIPLVSYKYNYAKVNQAGELRRRSELPSHFRKIVAKSLSMRDGAGNDRRSLSSLADRLTLWFMAMPDLFRQEWIERPILHLEVFSLEQVIDRYSPPQHGDGRPTKEPGTEGRILLNVSAELTIFKDRWPQKSVMSLEGVYNPDDGRMHLIGCQDVRLPWQNSSTSRDLGLEQGMDCSIEVKVEYPPTTMHLFVMSTAKVQIASTRTAVDALHFKAVKLRAMPSYPQQRPSGFYRGVVNGVLCIVLLSATIAAVLSQLRYIKTHTDVAPYISLVMLSVQALGYGIPLVTGVEAILARVTLRSSGDVAKATSSG
- the LOC109736633 gene encoding uncharacterized protein isoform X2; translation: MASNAQFMAVMLLHLCTTSSSLYLGPPRQAHNYLRFADVNRHCQSMLSSATELAYEANRPYQVRHQLSFEKGDWRQDADHAPLLPFVAGDAPKKGARRLPEPLSLATFVVTHVDDDEEHRARPAVNVSGVLVLARKSAAPEFAPGVYTESADSNGDGDGERVLCMVGSAVLPKRSTGGVDPWDWAKNSDRSSFRSPVTADNNILLVLRYPKKLTLTTRAVAGTMRSTSGASDASYFDTVQLVSGLISYSMYHYQPQELAAGAGHALPSSGADDGVSSRARDVYNGSYPCLVLNRNAYGQVSTVLPGWQCNSTAATGGSCHGIGPFEMDKAADADAFAGVGIIMQDFQCLEQYDMAGPTGTAMVSVVFRALSPWEDWSTARSRSGLSGKTLSAEGVWKTSTGQACMVACRGIAGKKACNFRVCLFFPTTMSITGLDTMLGEITGVDAAAGGVAYPPLLSFRQHMSPPRLWGYYPDDGIPLVSYKYNYAKVNQAGELRRRSELPSHFRKIVAKSLSMRDGAGNDRRSLSSLADRLTLWFMAMPDLFRQEWIERPILHLEVFSLEQVIDRYSPPQHGDGRPTKEPGTEGRILLNVSAELTIFKDRWPQKSVMSLEGVYNPDDGRMHLIGCQDVRLPWQNSSTSRDLGLEQGMDCSIEVKVEYPPTTMHLFVMSTAKVQIASTRTAVDALHFKAVKLRAMPSYPQQRPSGFYRGVVNGVLCIVLLSATIAAVLSQLRYIKTHTDVAPYISLVMLSVQALGYGIPLVTGVEAILARVTLRSSGDVAKATSSG